The DNA segment ATAGCTCAGTTTTAACTACCTCAAATGCATCTTGTAATGCTGTACTGGAAGTCTGGAATCCTGCCCTTTTCTCTTGTGCCATATACACCCCCTTTGAGAGTCAACGTGATAGGGAGTATAAGCGTGACTACACCTAAATGCAAGAGAACCCATCCTTCGCAGGGTGACAGCGCCTTGCAGCCCACTCTAACAGCAGACGTGAGCTACCAGCAGATCAAGAGCAAGGTCATCCTTCCACTTTCCTGTCTTGATAGCCATATCCGTTTCCAGCAGCTTTTCGTAGACTTCTACCAATCGCGGCATAGGATAGCCAGCACTCTGCCCCAGAAGCCTCTCAATAGGGTAATTGGGGGAGAGTCCCAGGTATTCCCGCTTTTCCATTAGAGAAGTCCCTTGTCCACTGATCTCAAGTGCCTGAACCATTAGACGAAGTTGCCGCGCCAGCATGACCAGTATATAAGCAGGAGCCATCCCCTCGGCAAATGATTGGTGCAGGAGGCGCATGGCAGCAGACTCCTTTTTTTCGACTATGGCATCTACCAAAGCAAAGATAGATGCCTCCCTGGCATAGCTGGTCGTTTGTCTTATATCTTCCTCTTCAATACGCCTTCCCTGCGCATAAAGACACAGCTTATCGATTTCGCTGGCTAACAACCACAGATTGTCACCGCCTAGCTCAGTCAA comes from the Chloroflexota bacterium genome and includes:
- the holA gene encoding DNA polymerase III subunit delta, with amino-acid sequence MIYILFGLDDFSLRGKMAELKKELGDSESLAINTTTFEGSHLTIAQLMSACNTIPFLATNRLVVVEGLLSRFEQKTGGRDPDWNEWKSLNEHASNMPPTTVLMLVDGKIARGNPLLKRIAAISKVWEFPLLKRDSLQNWIRSRVAKCGGSISPRALKLLTELGGDNLWLLASEIDKLCLYAQGRRIEEEDIRQTTSYAREASIFALVDAIVEKKESAAMRLLHQSFAEGMAPAYILVMLARQLRLMVQALEISGQGTSLMEKREYLGLSPNYPIERLLGQSAGYPMPRLVEVYEKLLETDMAIKTGKWKDDLALDLLVAHVCC